From Variovorax sp. PMC12, the proteins below share one genomic window:
- a CDS encoding dynamin family protein, which translates to MSRSFNQQLDQHGAWRSNFARRLQWLSRWLTENELLDQAVAERLRGLETQIRTSKVMVAFVAEFSRGKSELINAIFFAGYGRRIMPASAGRTTMCPTELGYDPALAPKLRLLPIETRLEPHSLAHWREKPTRWTEIAIDVANAEQLAQAMSKVAEVRWVAKDEARTLGFWDDETPDDNPVQDAEGRVEIPRWRHAVLNMPHPLLEQGLVILDTPGLNAIGAEPELTVSLIPQAHAVVFILGAETGVTRSDLSIWREHLITEDEGNNTRFVVLNKIDTMWDTLSTPAQIAQQIERQRESAARLLEVPLAQVLPVSAQKGLQAKIQRDVPLLDASRLPALEALLGEGVLGKRETMLRLAVDAGMSALRVEAERILKVRQRDLSEQALELQGLRGKNVSVIRHMRARIDQEHAEFEGSNTRILALRSVQGKLLREVYAVLGRTALKADMVRLSAALKRPGVKLSVRKVYAETFDSLRNNLREVQATTAEIQSMLHATFRQLNAEQGFTLQAPAEPDLTGFEQELSQIERSHIHYLGVGNLLKLAQADFCDKLVRALASRLRLVNEAAMTEVERWSKGASAQIDAQLKERRRNFSKRIEAIERIQSAAGNLDERLMELAAQESNLAELHLRLREFTTLITQQAKPQAAAVAGELRAA; encoded by the coding sequence CGCCCGCCGGCTGCAGTGGCTGTCCCGCTGGCTGACCGAGAACGAGCTGCTCGACCAGGCGGTGGCCGAGCGCCTGCGCGGGCTCGAGACGCAGATCCGCACCAGCAAGGTCATGGTCGCGTTCGTCGCGGAGTTTTCGCGCGGCAAGTCGGAGCTGATCAACGCCATCTTCTTTGCCGGCTACGGGCGGCGCATCATGCCCGCGAGCGCCGGGCGCACCACGATGTGCCCGACCGAGCTGGGCTACGACCCCGCGCTTGCGCCCAAGCTGCGGCTGCTGCCCATCGAGACCCGCCTGGAGCCGCACTCGCTCGCGCACTGGCGCGAAAAGCCCACGCGCTGGACCGAGATCGCCATCGACGTAGCCAATGCCGAGCAGCTGGCACAGGCCATGAGCAAGGTGGCCGAGGTGCGCTGGGTCGCCAAGGACGAAGCGCGCACGCTGGGTTTCTGGGACGACGAGACGCCCGACGACAACCCGGTGCAGGACGCCGAAGGCCGCGTCGAGATTCCGCGCTGGCGCCATGCGGTGCTCAACATGCCGCATCCGCTGCTGGAGCAGGGGCTGGTGATTCTCGACACCCCCGGCCTGAACGCGATCGGTGCCGAACCCGAACTCACCGTGAGCCTGATCCCGCAGGCGCACGCGGTCGTCTTCATCCTGGGCGCCGAGACCGGCGTGACGCGCTCCGACCTCTCCATCTGGCGCGAGCACCTGATCACCGAAGACGAAGGCAACAACACGCGCTTCGTGGTGCTCAACAAGATCGACACCATGTGGGACACGCTGAGCACGCCCGCGCAGATCGCGCAGCAGATCGAGCGCCAGCGCGAAAGCGCGGCCCGCCTGCTTGAGGTGCCGCTGGCGCAGGTGCTGCCGGTGTCCGCGCAGAAGGGCCTGCAGGCCAAGATCCAACGCGATGTGCCCTTGCTCGACGCCAGCCGCCTGCCGGCGCTAGAAGCGCTGCTCGGCGAAGGCGTGCTCGGCAAGCGCGAGACCATGCTGCGGCTGGCCGTCGATGCCGGCATGAGCGCGCTGCGCGTCGAGGCCGAACGCATCCTGAAGGTGCGCCAGCGCGACCTGTCCGAGCAGGCGCTCGAGCTGCAGGGGCTGCGCGGCAAGAATGTCTCGGTGATCCGCCACATGCGCGCGCGCATCGACCAGGAGCATGCCGAGTTCGAGGGCAGCAACACGCGCATCCTGGCGCTGCGCTCGGTGCAGGGCAAGCTGCTGCGCGAGGTGTATGCCGTGCTCGGCCGTACCGCGCTCAAGGCCGACATGGTGCGGCTGTCGGCCGCGCTCAAGCGCCCCGGCGTGAAGCTCAGCGTGCGCAAGGTGTACGCGGAGACCTTCGACTCGCTGCGCAACAACCTGCGCGAAGTGCAGGCGACCACGGCGGAGATCCAGTCGATGCTGCACGCCACCTTCCGCCAGCTCAATGCCGAACAGGGCTTCACGCTGCAGGCACCGGCGGAGCCCGACCTCACCGGCTTCGAGCAGGAGCTCAGCCAGATCGAGCGCAGCCACATCCACTACCTCGGCGTGGGCAACCTGCTGAAGCTCGCGCAGGCCGATTTCTGCGACAAGCTCGTGCGCGCGCTGGCCAGCCGGCTGCGGCTGGTGAACGAAGCCGCCATGACCGAGGTCGAGCGCTGGAGCAAGGGCGCGAGCGCGCAGATCGATGCGCAGCTCAAGGAGCGCCGGCGCAACTTCAGCAAGCGCATCGAGGCCATCGAGCGCATCCAGAGCGCGGCGGGCAACCTCGACGAGCGGCTGATGGAGCTCGCCGCGCAGGAAAGCAACCTGGCCGAGCTTCATCTGCGGCTGCGCGAATTCACCACGCTCATCACCCAGCAGGCAAAGCCGCAGGCTGCGGCTGTCGCCGGCGAACTGCGTGCTGCCTGA
- the mutY gene encoding A/G-specific adenine glycosylase → MLPESPDFAAQIVAWQRSHGRSQLPWQNTRDPYRVWLSEVMLQQTQVSTVLGYFARFLERFPDVKALAAGTEDEVFGLWSGLGYYSRARNMHRCAQDVVARFGGEFPRTAQELVTLPGIGRSTAAAIAAFCFGERVAILDGNVKRVLTRVLGFGGDMSSSAQERALWDLATQLLPPAEQREAIAHYTQGLMDLGATVCLPRKPSCMICPVDQRCVGLREGAPERYPVKTRKLKRSAQSLWLLLARDAQGRVWLEKRPAKGIWAGLHCLPVFDSRDDLLAALPPAAQRGTQDMPAFVHVLTHKDLHLHPVLIEGAQPLGEGARWVDAQEWSRLGLPAPVRKLLESSEAR, encoded by the coding sequence GTGCTGCCTGAATCCCCCGACTTCGCCGCGCAGATCGTGGCCTGGCAGCGCAGCCACGGCCGCAGCCAGCTGCCGTGGCAGAACACCCGCGACCCCTACCGCGTCTGGCTGTCGGAGGTGATGCTCCAGCAGACGCAGGTGTCGACGGTGCTCGGCTACTTCGCGCGATTCCTCGAGCGCTTTCCGGACGTGAAGGCGCTGGCCGCCGGAACCGAAGACGAGGTGTTCGGCCTCTGGAGCGGCCTGGGCTACTACAGCCGCGCGCGCAACATGCACCGCTGCGCGCAGGACGTCGTCGCGCGCTTCGGCGGCGAATTCCCGCGCACGGCGCAGGAACTCGTGACCCTGCCCGGCATCGGCCGCTCCACCGCCGCGGCGATTGCCGCCTTCTGCTTCGGCGAGCGCGTGGCGATCCTCGACGGCAACGTGAAGCGCGTTCTGACGCGGGTGCTCGGCTTCGGCGGCGACATGTCGTCGTCTGCGCAGGAGCGCGCCCTTTGGGATCTCGCGACGCAGCTGCTGCCCCCCGCCGAACAGCGCGAGGCCATCGCCCACTACACGCAGGGGCTCATGGACCTGGGCGCCACGGTCTGCCTGCCGCGCAAGCCCAGCTGCATGATCTGCCCGGTCGACCAGCGCTGCGTGGGCCTGCGCGAGGGCGCGCCCGAGCGCTACCCCGTCAAGACCCGCAAGCTCAAGCGCAGCGCCCAGTCGCTCTGGCTGCTGCTGGCGCGCGATGCGCAGGGCCGCGTGTGGCTGGAGAAACGGCCGGCGAAGGGCATATGGGCGGGGCTGCACTGCCTGCCCGTGTTCGACAGCCGCGACGACCTGCTCGCAGCGCTGCCGCCCGCCGCGCAACGCGGCACGCAAGACATGCCGGCCTTCGTGCACGTGCTGACCCACAAGGACCTGCACCTGCACCCGGTGCTGATCGAGGGCGCCCAGCCGCTCGGCGAAGGCGCGCGCTGGGTCGACGCGCAGGAGTGGAGCCGGCTGGGCCTGCCGGCCCCGGTGCGCAAGCTGCTGGAAAGCAGCGAGGCCCGATAG
- the rapZ gene encoding RNase adapter RapZ codes for MNLDLVLITGMSGSGKSVALHALEDAGYYCVDNLPPELLTAFIALQHEQQTPRVAIAMDVRSGVSLPIVPQQLDALRRDGGISLRSLFLDATTDALLRRYSETRRRHPLSRQEGRTDVPEQHRVLMQAIELERELLADLRDGADVIDTSLIRPAQLQSYIKSLISAPQSALTLVFESFAFKRGVPLDADYVFDVRMLPNPHYVPALRPLTGRDEPVIEWLREHDDVARMYDDIEQFLSHWLDALARDHRSYVTVAIGCTGGQHRSVFLVEQLARSFGARWGALKRHRELDAN; via the coding sequence ATGAACCTCGACCTGGTCCTCATCACGGGCATGTCGGGCTCCGGCAAATCGGTGGCCCTGCATGCGCTGGAAGACGCCGGCTACTACTGCGTCGACAACCTGCCGCCCGAGCTGCTGACGGCATTCATCGCCCTGCAGCACGAACAGCAGACGCCGCGCGTGGCCATTGCCATGGACGTGCGCAGCGGCGTCTCGCTGCCCATCGTTCCGCAGCAGCTCGATGCGCTGCGGCGCGACGGCGGGATCTCGCTGCGTTCGCTGTTCCTCGACGCCACCACCGACGCGCTGCTGCGCCGCTATTCCGAAACCCGCCGCCGCCATCCGCTCTCGCGCCAGGAAGGCCGCACCGACGTGCCCGAGCAGCATCGCGTGCTGATGCAGGCCATCGAGCTGGAACGCGAACTGCTGGCCGACCTGCGCGATGGTGCCGACGTGATCGACACCAGCCTGATCCGGCCGGCGCAGCTGCAGAGCTACATCAAGTCGCTGATCTCGGCGCCGCAGAGCGCGCTGACGCTGGTGTTCGAGTCGTTCGCCTTCAAGCGCGGCGTGCCGCTGGATGCCGACTACGTATTCGACGTGCGCATGCTGCCGAACCCGCACTATGTGCCCGCGCTGCGCCCGCTCACGGGACGCGACGAACCGGTGATCGAATGGCTGCGCGAGCACGACGACGTGGCGCGCATGTACGACGACATCGAGCAGTTCCTGTCGCACTGGCTCGATGCGCTGGCGCGCGACCACCGCAGCTACGTGACGGTGGCCATCGGCTGCACCGGCGGGCAGCACCGGTCGGTGTTCCTGGTGGAGCAGCTAGCGCGTTCGTTCGGCGCCCGCTGGGGTGCGCTCAAGCGGCACCGCGAACTCGACGCGAACTGA
- the recN gene encoding DNA repair protein RecN, whose product MALRRIALRDFVIVRSLELDLSGGFTVLTGETGAGKSILIDALQLALGNRADAGAVREGAERLDVSAEFDADPALASWLDEGGFEAGDALLLRRTVDLQGRSRGWINGSPATATQLRELGDRLLDIHGQHAWQSLTRPDAVRGLLDAYAGVRSDALDAAWNGWRQALSALEHARSAQDSLQRERERLQWQISEVAKLAPGVDEWEELSTNHSRISNAQALIDAAQGASQALEDEDNGALSALSRAATLLKNCEHIEPEFRNLGEVLASCVAQASDAAHSLHGYLRDAEADPQSLAELDERMGLWMSLARRYKRTPADLPALLAGWQAELQALDAQSDLDGLERAEQSAQQAYMKEAKALGKSRKQAAPRLAQAVTEAMQGLGMQGGRFEVDLQPLAQPGRAGLEEVAFLVAGHTGSTPRAIGKVASGGELSRIALAIAVTTSQLGTAQTLIFDEVDAGVGGAVAETVGRLMKQLGRDRQVLAVTHLPQVAACADHHLVVAKRQTAAAGKEGPRTESGVSRLDEDNRAREIARMLGGEKVSQTSLAHAREMLGHKTSAATP is encoded by the coding sequence ATGGCGCTGCGACGCATCGCACTGCGCGACTTCGTGATCGTGCGATCACTCGAACTCGACCTGTCCGGCGGCTTCACGGTACTGACCGGTGAAACCGGCGCGGGCAAATCCATCCTGATCGATGCGCTGCAGCTGGCGCTGGGCAACCGCGCCGACGCCGGCGCGGTGCGCGAAGGCGCCGAACGGCTCGACGTGAGCGCCGAATTCGATGCAGATCCGGCCTTGGCCTCCTGGCTCGACGAAGGCGGCTTCGAAGCCGGCGACGCGCTGCTGCTGCGCCGCACTGTCGACCTGCAGGGCCGCAGCCGCGGCTGGATCAACGGCAGCCCGGCCACGGCCACGCAGTTGCGCGAACTCGGCGACCGCCTGCTCGACATCCACGGCCAGCACGCCTGGCAGAGCCTGACCCGGCCCGATGCGGTGCGCGGCCTGCTCGACGCCTATGCGGGCGTGCGCAGCGACGCGCTAGACGCCGCCTGGAATGGCTGGCGGCAGGCGCTCTCCGCGCTCGAACATGCGCGCTCGGCGCAAGACTCGCTGCAGCGTGAGCGCGAGCGGCTGCAGTGGCAGATTTCCGAGGTCGCCAAGCTCGCGCCCGGCGTCGACGAATGGGAAGAACTGTCGACCAACCACTCGCGCATTTCCAACGCGCAGGCGCTGATCGACGCGGCGCAGGGCGCCAGCCAGGCGCTGGAAGACGAAGACAACGGTGCGCTCTCCGCGCTCTCGCGCGCGGCCACGCTGCTGAAGAACTGCGAGCACATCGAGCCGGAGTTCCGCAACCTCGGCGAAGTGCTGGCCTCCTGCGTGGCGCAGGCCTCCGACGCGGCCCACTCGCTGCACGGCTACCTTCGCGACGCCGAAGCCGATCCGCAAAGCCTGGCCGAACTGGACGAGCGCATGGGCCTGTGGATGTCGCTCGCGCGCCGCTACAAGCGCACGCCGGCCGACCTGCCGGCCTTGCTGGCCGGCTGGCAGGCCGAGCTGCAGGCGCTCGATGCGCAAAGCGATCTCGACGGCCTGGAACGTGCCGAGCAGAGCGCACAGCAGGCCTACATGAAGGAAGCCAAGGCGCTCGGCAAGTCGCGCAAGCAGGCGGCGCCGCGGCTCGCGCAGGCCGTCACCGAGGCGATGCAGGGCCTGGGCATGCAGGGCGGGCGCTTCGAAGTCGATCTGCAGCCGCTGGCGCAGCCCGGCCGCGCCGGCCTGGAAGAAGTGGCGTTCCTCGTGGCCGGCCACACCGGCAGCACGCCGCGCGCCATCGGCAAGGTGGCATCGGGCGGCGAGCTGTCGCGCATTGCGCTGGCCATCGCCGTGACGACCAGCCAGCTCGGCACCGCGCAGACGCTGATCTTCGACGAAGTGGATGCCGGCGTCGGCGGTGCCGTCGCCGAGACGGTCGGGCGCCTCATGAAGCAGCTCGGCCGCGACCGCCAGGTGCTCGCCGTCACCCATCTGCCGCAAGTGGCGGCCTGCGCGGACCACCACCTGGTGGTGGCCAAGCGCCAGACCGCGGCGGCCGGCAAGGAAGGCCCGCGCACCGAGAGCGGCGTGTCGCGCCTGGACGAAGACAACCGCGCCAGGGAAATCGCCCGCATGCTGGGCGGCGAGAAGGTTTCGCAGACTTCGCTCGCGCACGCCCGCGAGATGCTGGGCCACAAGACTTCCGCGGCCACGCCATGA
- a CDS encoding NAD kinase produces MTSRFRHVALIGKYQASGARAQADARDGVMEGIGAFLESQGCKVFVERSTCEDDADDAPAHPRYEALSVEEIGQRCDLGLVVGGDGTMLGIGRQLASYGIPLIGINRGRLGFITDIPLDNYQATLIPMLAGEYEEDHRSLMHARVMRDGASVFDALAMNDVVVNRGATSGMVELRVSVGRHFVANQRADGLIIATPTGSTAYALSAGGPLLHPAVPGWVLVPIAPHTLSNRPVLLPDADEIVIELVGGRDASANFDMQSLASLAIGDRVVVRRSDFRVRFLHPRGWSYFDTLRKKLHWNEGGS; encoded by the coding sequence ATGACCTCTCGCTTCCGTCACGTCGCCCTCATAGGCAAATACCAGGCTTCCGGCGCCCGCGCGCAGGCGGACGCGCGCGACGGCGTGATGGAAGGCATTGGCGCCTTCCTCGAATCCCAGGGGTGCAAGGTGTTCGTCGAGCGCTCGACCTGCGAGGACGACGCCGACGACGCGCCCGCCCATCCGCGCTACGAGGCCCTGTCGGTCGAGGAAATCGGCCAGCGCTGCGACCTCGGCCTGGTGGTCGGCGGCGACGGCACCATGCTCGGCATCGGCCGGCAGCTCGCCAGCTACGGCATTCCGCTGATCGGCATCAACCGCGGCCGGCTCGGCTTCATCACCGACATCCCGCTCGACAACTACCAGGCCACGCTGATCCCGATGCTGGCCGGCGAATACGAGGAAGACCACCGCAGCCTGATGCACGCGCGGGTCATGCGCGACGGCGCCTCGGTGTTCGACGCGCTGGCCATGAACGACGTGGTCGTCAACCGCGGCGCCACCTCCGGCATGGTGGAGCTGCGCGTGTCGGTCGGCCGGCATTTCGTGGCCAACCAGCGCGCCGACGGCCTGATCATCGCGACGCCCACGGGCTCGACCGCCTACGCGCTGTCGGCCGGCGGGCCGCTGCTGCACCCGGCGGTGCCGGGCTGGGTGCTGGTGCCGATCGCGCCGCACACGCTGTCGAACCGCCCGGTGCTGCTGCCCGATGCCGACGAGATCGTCATCGAGCTGGTGGGCGGGCGCGACGCCAGCGCCAATTTCGACATGCAGTCGCTCGCCTCGCTGGCGATCGGCGATCGCGTGGTGGTGCGCCGCTCCGACTTCCGCGTGCGCTTCCTGCATCCGCGCGGCTGGAGCTATTTCGACACGCTGCGCAAGAAACTTCATTGGAACGAGGGAGGCTCCTGA
- the hrcA gene encoding heat-inducible transcriptional repressor HrcA gives MLDDRAKLLLKTLVERYIADGQPVGSRTLSRSSGLDLSPATIRNVMADLEELGLIASPHTSAGRIPTHRGYRLFVDTMLTAQREQMSPPALAPDQPQKVIANAAHLLSNLSQFVGVVMAPRRASVFKQIEFLRLSDRRLLVIIVSPDGDVQNRVIFPEADYSQSQLVEASNYINANYAGLTIEQVRDRLQSEVEKLRGEIAALMQAAVKVSSEVLTEAQEDDVVISGERNLLSVTDFSSDMGQLRRAFELFEQKAQLMRLLDVSSKAEGVRIFIGGESKVVPFEELSIVSANYEVDGQVVGTLGVIGPTRMPYERMIQIVDITSRLVSNALSHRK, from the coding sequence ATGCTGGACGACCGTGCCAAGTTGCTGCTCAAGACGCTCGTCGAGCGCTACATCGCCGACGGGCAACCCGTCGGCTCCCGCACGCTCTCGCGTTCTTCCGGTCTGGACCTGTCGCCCGCGACCATCCGCAACGTCATGGCGGACCTCGAGGAACTGGGGCTGATCGCCAGCCCGCACACCTCGGCAGGCCGCATCCCGACGCATCGCGGCTACCGCCTGTTCGTCGACACCATGCTCACCGCCCAGCGCGAGCAGATGAGTCCGCCGGCGCTGGCGCCCGACCAGCCGCAGAAGGTGATCGCCAATGCGGCGCACCTGCTGTCGAACCTGTCGCAGTTCGTGGGCGTGGTGATGGCGCCGCGCCGCGCTTCGGTGTTCAAGCAGATCGAGTTCCTGCGGCTGTCCGATCGGCGCCTGCTGGTGATCATCGTGTCGCCCGACGGCGACGTGCAGAACCGGGTGATCTTTCCGGAGGCCGACTATTCGCAGTCGCAGCTGGTCGAGGCGTCCAACTACATCAACGCGAACTACGCGGGCCTGACGATCGAGCAGGTGCGCGATCGCCTGCAATCGGAAGTCGAGAAGCTGCGCGGCGAGATCGCGGCGCTGATGCAGGCCGCCGTGAAGGTCAGCTCCGAGGTGCTCACCGAGGCGCAGGAAGACGACGTGGTGATCTCCGGCGAGCGCAACCTGCTCTCGGTGACCGACTTTTCCAGCGACATGGGGCAGCTTCGCCGCGCCTTCGAGCTTTTCGAACAGAAGGCGCAGCTGATGCGGCTGCTCGACGTGTCGAGCAAGGCCGAGGGCGTGCGCATTTTCATCGGCGGCGAAAGCAAGGTGGTGCCGTTCGAGGAACTGTCCATCGTCAGCGCCAACTACGAGGTCGACGGGCAGGTCGTGGGCACGCTGGGCGTGATCGGGCCGACCCGCATGCCCTATGAACGCATGATCCAGATCGTCGATATCACGTCGCGTCTGGTGAGCAATGCGCTGAGCCATCGCAAATAG
- a CDS encoding diguanylate cyclase, which translates to MMSRLFLRGAADTRLAWRLLVAAALALFLSAVAAAQPAGDAQRGPLLIRHQPNGLPAVRHLQVFEDKTRSLSIEQVRTPPQEARFAFPDDPLRGKESDRVLWFKLQMRLADPAEASREWLMLVPTVSTHDLRFYGPYDADGHALAAPVTTGMRYPWASRPAASEQMAWRFRLPGPGTYDVYFRVESTFARIYDVSVWDPADYLQSTQDKRMFDGVTYGVLIGLMVYGLVLFKVFGEGLYGFYMLSCACGVLALGSINGHALRYPFAHWPAAAGFAYTAGPALWAICKLQFGRRLLRLRHFAPPLDWLVQAFTVALALAIPYANWGAHPLMTFRLVQISVIASTVVMVIGALIAMRRRYWPAVLYFFGVALLLGGIGAIVVASWGWIEWAPNQMNVSQGALVAELIVFAVAMGSRLQLVLRSEQALTARTQQLVEALGTDALTGAASRAGFESRGEELLDKGQPFALMLLDLDGFKGVNDAHGHAAGDQVLIAIAQRLRAQLRKDDVVARLGGDEFAVLVLGTPSRDAMSLMARRMIEAGSQPVEYEGRSVTVGMSLGIACRPGDGDTLARLLRAADRAMYHVKQHRAGPAFTFASDLAAQPGSLSADVIPLERTG; encoded by the coding sequence ATGATGTCCCGCCTCTTCCTACGCGGCGCCGCCGATACGCGCCTTGCCTGGCGCCTGCTGGTGGCCGCCGCGCTCGCGCTGTTCCTGTCAGCCGTCGCCGCCGCCCAGCCGGCCGGTGACGCGCAGCGCGGGCCGCTGCTGATACGGCACCAGCCGAACGGGCTGCCGGCCGTGCGGCATCTGCAGGTGTTCGAGGACAAGACGCGGTCGCTGAGCATCGAGCAGGTGCGCACGCCGCCGCAGGAGGCCAGGTTCGCCTTCCCGGACGACCCGCTGCGGGGCAAGGAATCCGACCGCGTGCTCTGGTTCAAGCTGCAGATGCGGCTGGCCGACCCCGCCGAAGCCTCGCGCGAGTGGCTCATGCTGGTGCCGACGGTCTCGACGCACGACCTGCGCTTCTACGGCCCCTACGACGCAGACGGCCACGCGCTGGCCGCCCCGGTCACCACCGGCATGCGCTACCCGTGGGCGAGCCGCCCGGCCGCGTCCGAACAGATGGCCTGGCGCTTCCGGTTGCCCGGGCCAGGCACCTACGACGTGTACTTCCGGGTCGAATCGACGTTCGCGCGCATCTACGACGTTTCGGTCTGGGACCCGGCCGACTACCTGCAGTCCACGCAGGACAAGCGCATGTTCGACGGCGTGACCTACGGCGTGCTGATCGGCCTGATGGTCTATGGCCTGGTCCTGTTCAAGGTGTTCGGCGAGGGGCTGTACGGCTTCTACATGCTGTCTTGCGCCTGCGGCGTGCTGGCCCTCGGCAGCATCAACGGCCACGCCTTGCGCTACCCCTTCGCCCACTGGCCCGCGGCGGCAGGCTTCGCCTACACCGCGGGGCCGGCGCTTTGGGCCATCTGCAAGCTGCAGTTCGGCAGGCGGCTGCTGCGGCTGCGCCATTTCGCGCCGCCGCTGGACTGGCTGGTGCAGGCCTTCACCGTCGCGCTGGCGCTGGCCATTCCGTACGCCAACTGGGGCGCCCATCCGCTGATGACCTTCCGGCTGGTGCAGATCTCGGTGATTGCATCGACCGTGGTGATGGTGATCGGCGCGCTGATCGCGATGCGGCGGCGCTACTGGCCGGCAGTGCTCTACTTCTTCGGCGTGGCGCTGCTGCTGGGCGGCATCGGCGCGATCGTGGTCGCGAGCTGGGGCTGGATCGAGTGGGCGCCGAACCAGATGAACGTGTCGCAGGGCGCGCTGGTGGCCGAGCTGATCGTGTTCGCCGTGGCCATGGGTTCGCGGCTGCAGCTCGTGCTGCGCTCCGAGCAGGCGCTCACCGCGCGCACGCAACAGTTGGTGGAGGCCCTGGGCACCGACGCGCTGACCGGCGCCGCCAGCCGCGCCGGCTTCGAGAGCCGCGGCGAGGAACTGCTGGACAAGGGCCAGCCTTTCGCCCTGATGCTGCTCGACCTGGACGGGTTCAAGGGCGTGAACGACGCGCACGGACACGCGGCCGGCGACCAGGTGCTGATCGCCATCGCCCAACGGCTTCGCGCGCAATTGCGCAAGGACGACGTGGTTGCCAGGCTGGGCGGCGACGAGTTCGCGGTGCTGGTGCTCGGCACGCCCTCACGCGACGCCATGAGCCTCATGGCCCGCCGCATGATCGAGGCGGGCTCGCAACCGGTCGAATACGAGGGCCGCAGCGTCACGGTCGGCATGAGCCTGGGAATTGCCTGCCGTCCAGGCGACGGCGACACCCTGGCCCGGCTGCTGCGCGCGGCGGACAGGGCGATGTACCACGTCAAGCAGCACCGGGCGGGCCCGGCGTTCACCTTCGCGTCGGACCTTGCCGCCCAGCCGGGTTCGCTGAGCGCCGATGTGATCCCGCTCGAACGTACGGGTTGA
- a CDS encoding Bug family tripartite tricarboxylate transporter substrate binding protein encodes MKKTTRVLKTIAAIAACAPLLGWAAWPDKPIRMVVPYAAGGGADNTARIVAQQMSAALGQQIVIDNRPGAGGVIGEDNVAKAAGDGYTVLYDASAFSVNPALRKLPFDAAKDFIPVSLVATAPQILVVPENAPYKTVAEFLDFARKNPGKLSFASAGGGTGSHLAGEALNEQAKVNLMHVPYKGGAPALTDLMGGQVSAYFGNVASTLGYVKSGKLRALAVSSTRRVPALPDTPTLGESGLPGYNVVEWNGVFLPKGTPPDIVQKLGKAVQAAVNDPTVRQKLLQLGLEPAGTTPEAFARFVQDETGRVSALVRARNIRVD; translated from the coding sequence ATGAAGAAGACAACACGCGTCCTGAAGACGATCGCGGCCATCGCCGCCTGCGCGCCCCTGCTGGGCTGGGCGGCATGGCCCGACAAGCCGATCCGCATGGTCGTGCCCTACGCGGCCGGGGGCGGCGCCGACAACACAGCGCGCATCGTCGCGCAGCAGATGAGCGCGGCGCTGGGCCAGCAGATCGTCATCGACAACAGGCCCGGCGCGGGCGGCGTGATCGGCGAAGACAACGTGGCCAAGGCGGCGGGCGACGGCTACACGGTGCTCTACGACGCATCGGCGTTCTCGGTGAACCCTGCGCTGCGCAAGCTGCCCTTCGACGCGGCGAAAGACTTCATTCCGGTGTCGCTGGTGGCCACGGCGCCGCAGATCCTGGTGGTGCCGGAGAACGCGCCCTACAAGACCGTGGCCGAGTTCCTGGACTTCGCGCGCAAGAACCCCGGCAAGCTGAGCTTCGCGTCGGCGGGCGGCGGCACCGGCTCGCATCTCGCGGGCGAGGCGCTGAACGAGCAGGCCAAGGTCAACCTGATGCACGTGCCCTACAAGGGCGGCGCACCCGCGCTCACCGACCTGATGGGCGGGCAGGTGTCGGCGTACTTCGGCAACGTGGCTTCCACCCTCGGCTATGTGAAGTCCGGCAAGCTGCGCGCGCTGGCCGTGAGCTCCACCCGACGCGTGCCGGCCCTGCCCGACACGCCGACGCTCGGAGAGTCGGGCCTGCCGGGCTACAACGTGGTCGAGTGGAACGGCGTGTTCCTTCCGAAGGGCACGCCGCCCGACATCGTGCAGAAGCTCGGCAAGGCGGTGCAGGCGGCGGTGAACGATCCCACGGTGCGCCAGAAGCTGCTGCAACTCGGCCTCGAACCCGCGGGGACCACGCCGGAGGCATTCGCGAGGTTCGTGCAGGACGAGACGGGCCGGGTGAGTGCCCTGGTCCGGGCACGCAACATCAGGGTCGATTGA